The nucleotide sequence TACACGGGACTTAACTACTGACGCAGAAAAACCCGCCAAAGCCCACTCAGCCCCATTTTACTCGTTTTTTGTTTTATAAAAAAGGAAAGGGAGGTGTTTTGTTGGTTTATTGGCGTTTTCTAAGTACTAAGGCTGCTGCGGCTATGACGATTATGATTGCGGCTACTGCTATGGCTATGTAGGTGGTGGTTGGTGTTTCGCTTGTTGGTGGGGGTGCAGTGGAGGGTGCGGGTGATGCTGTTTGTGCTGGTGGTGTTGGTTGGTCTGTTGTTGTTGGTGTTGGTGTTGCAGTGACGCTGGGGTTTGCTGCGTTTGCTTCAGTGACAAAGAAGTACGTTCCTGCTTCGCTGCCGTAGTAAGAGTTGGTGCCTTCAAAGGTGGCTGTTACTGTGTATAGTCCTGGTACTGGGGGTTCCCATGTGATTGCGTAGTTGCCTAAGGAGTCGCTGGTGGTGTAGCCTATGTCTTGGGTGTTGCAGTTGGGGTCAATGGCTGTTAAGTGTACTGTAACGCCTGTTGTGTCAGTGGGTTTTGTGAAATGCTTGTAAACGTAAAGCATCCAGTCGCTCATGCTTTCATCAGAAACCGCTGGGACTCCGTTGGGGAACCGCGCAGTCAACGCGTATTCGCTGGTTCCAGGCGAAATATCCGTCACGGTGCCGCTTATGACTACCTTGTTTCCTAATGCTAAGTCTGTCATGGGGGCATCTACAGTTGTTGCGCTAGGACCTTTTCCTATGGCGTAGACGCGTTGGTCGTAGGTGTCCATTGTAGCTATGATGCTGTCGCCGATAATGGCTCGTCCGCCCCATCGGGTTTGACGGAACATTCCGTCTACTGTCCATACGACGTCTCCGGTTTCTGCGTCAACGCATATGAAGGGTGCGCCGCGGGGTCTGGGGTCAATGGCTGAGTGTTCGTAGTGTCCAACGTAGATTTTGCCGTCGGTTGCAAATAGTGGTCGCAGCCACCAGGTGTTAGCCCAGAGGATTTCGGTGTAGGTGTCGTTGGCTTCGTATTTCCATTTGAGGACGCCTGTTTCGATGTCGTAGCAGTATAGGATTCCGCTTACGCTTGCTGAGTAGAGGTTTCCGTAGGCGATGATTCTGGCTCCAGCTTTGGTGTCGTCAAGAGCGTCTAAGTAGTGCTGTGGCGTAGTTGGTCCCCACATGTACTCGCCTGTTTCCAAGTTAAAGCCATAGTTCTGGCAGGTTTCCTTTGAGAACATAACTCCAACGTTTTCTATTTCACTTCCAGTCATCCACTGGATGGTCTGGTTTCCATCTGCCCAAGCTGCGGGTGCATTCCATTTCTCGTTGTAAAGCACTGTGCCTTCTTTTCCAGCTTCTAAACTCAAAGCCCACATAGTAACATCAGTTGGAGTAATTGATGCTCCTACGACCTTGTTTTCAGGGAAAGTCGCAACGACACTTCCTGGAAGGTTTGTGGGTATGGTTACGTTCCATTGGATTCCTCGTTCAGCGGGGAACACTCGGGGATAAGCTGCTGTGTTTAGGTAGCGTCCCCAACTGCCGTCTTGGCTGCTGCTTGTTTCTTGTGGGTTCACGGTTCTTGTCGAGTTCCAAAGGCTCATCCAGCCGTTTCTTAAGTCAACTGTGTAACGGTAGATTTCGCCTTTTGCGCCGTAAACGTTGCTGCCTGAAGGTACATCTGTAACAGTGTAGGACCAGTCTCCAGTGAATGCGTCAAACGCGTGCCATGTGCTGCCGCTGGTCGCCCAAAGATACGTGTAAACACCGTGCACGTTAAATGCGTCCCAATAGAATGTTTGACCAAACGATAAGCTTAGAACATCACCGTCGGGAGTTACAAGTGGCTTCATCCATAGTTCTTCGCCTGTGTGCAGGTCTACTGCAATAATCTCTTGAGCTTCAATAGGTACACTTCCTCTGCCCTGAGTGTTAATCTTGTTGTAGTAAAGTACGCCATCAATGATTACTGAGTTGATGAATTTTCCTTCGTATGCATCGCCCATCTCCATGGAATGACCATCAAGGTCTCCACCGACCAAGCCGCCCATTTCTAGGGGTCTGGTCCATAGTATGTGTGCGCTTTCAGGTCCGTCGTTGTAGGGAGCGTACAGGTTAGGCGGTGAGGCTACCCAGCTGCCTGCAATAGATGACCATTCTCTGATTTGTGAGTCAATGGGTCGTGTCCAGTATTCTGAGGGCATCGAAAAGCCTGGATATGCTGGCGGCATTTCTTCTTGTACCGTAAGCTCCAGTACGTCGCTGCTACTGCCTAAAAGCAACGTGCCCGCATCTGCCGTGCCTCGTATGGTCGCTATTAGAGGACCTTGGTCAGGACAGTGCGTTTGGAACTTATAGGTGCCAACCATTTCAGGATTGTAAACTGCACCTGTTCCGCCTGTAAGGTCAGTCGTGAATGGTCCCAGGGTTTCTTTGGAACCATCAGGTTTGGTAACTTCTACAGTTAGCCCTGTCCATGGTCCCTGTTCCCAGTTTGAAGCATCAGTTATTCCAACGTGCAACAGTACGTCTTGACCTATACCCGCGGGGTTAGGCAACGCGCCAATGTATGCGTATGTTTGTTTTTGAGCGGTAGCAGCGTTAGTAGTAGGTAAAACGGCAAGTGGCATAGCTATGCAAATCATCAGTAACAACGCGATTGTTCGGTATACTTGTGTTTGATTCTTTAGGTTTTTCGGATAAAATTTGGTAGACATCTAATTTTCTCCGTATTTGGTGGAAGCATCTCGCCGTTTTGGGTACTTAGCATGTTGCGTCCATGTTTCCGACCTGCAAAAAACATAAACCTCAAAAGCCGCAGCGTAAAAGCTGTTTTTCCAAATCTGGCTGTAATTAAAACTGTTTAGCGGTCTCAAGGTTTTTTGCTTGTGCCCATGTGTTGTTAAAGAATGCCTTAGCTAATGAGACTATGCTGGGGTTATTTGACCACAGATGCGGACCTTTTTTCAAATCTGCCGTTGTGTCAAGAGCTACGCAAACTGTGGTGTTGTCAAAAATCGTTACTGCTGCAGATGGTTGGTTTGGAAGGGTTTTTAGTTTAAGGCGTGAGGGTTTTTTGAATGCTGCATTTGCTGCCCAGTTGGGAAAAAGCGTTTGCGGCGGTTTTTCCAGTATGAACCGTATGTTTATCGCGTTTTTGAGGATTTTTTCTATTTGGGATTCAAACAAAACCAGTTGTCTGAACCTGTTCCATGTGGTGACGCATTCTATGCTTTCCTGAACATTTTCAAGGGCGCTCTCGTATTTTTTGCCGCGGTCGTTTTCTGAGATAACTCCTAAGCAGCATTCGTTAGCACGAGTTGTTGAGTTCGGCGCAAGCATGCCAAATTTTTTTATGACCCCTCTTGTTTTTTGCCGCGTAATTTTAAGCTCGTTTGCCTTTTTCTCCAGCAGCATCTTTAGGGCTTCATCAACAGGGGTTGGTGTAAAAGTTGTTGGAGCCGTAACTTTTCTTTGGACTAACCCTATTTCTTGCAGGCTGTCTAATATGCGGTAAATCTCTTGACGGTTTACTAAAGACAGTTTTGCTACGGCGTTAGCTTTGTTGTCGCCTATTTTCAGTAACGCAAGATAGACTCTGGCTTGCCGCCCAGTTAATCCTAAGGACATTAAAGTTTCTATATCCTCAATGCTGCCCATGCTTGCTACTTTTTTGTGGTTCTTCTGATGATTAACCGAAAAACCTGCTTCTACAGCGCCTTGGCTCCTGTTAGGTTGACCGACCTTAGAAGCTTCCTGCATACAATGCCCCCTTTCCGCTATTAGCTTCTATCAATATTTAAGATTTTGCTGAAAAACTGGTGACAACGCGTCGTAACAAAAATACATGTGATTACTTTATGCGCGCCATCACGCCCTTGGCCGTCTGCAGCAGCTCACTTTGCCCTTCTAGTACGTTATGTTCCCGACCCTTTTGAAGAGCAGGTTTGCTATGACCGCAACTATGACGTCGGCGATTATCCACTCCATGGTTGAAAGAACCCCTAAAATGCCCAGAACCGTGAAAACCGCAAGCAAGGCTATAGCAACTGCGCCGATAAGTTTTCTTGTCCTCAAAGCATCACTTGACATCCTACTTCGCCTCTGCTGTACTATATGGATGACCCGCTCTTTTTAACCTTTGACTACCCCTATGGGAACAAGCCGCGCAACCTTGGTGGCTATGCCGACTTTGTCGCTAACCTCTGCCACGGCATCCACGTTCTTGTATGCTCCATCTGCTTCTTCAGCTAAAACCAACGCGCTCGCTGCCCGAACCGCAATTCCCCTTTTTTCCATCGCGGTTTTTATATCACCGCCCCAGAACCTGCGTTTTGCTGCTGCCCTGCTCATCATGCGTCCTGCGCCGTGTGCTGTGGAGCCAAAGCTTAGCTGCATGGATTTTTTTGTGCCAACCAGCACCCAAGAGCTTGTGCCCATGCTGCCGGGGATAAGAACTGGCTGCCCGTAAGGCTGATAATCTTGAGGGATTTCAGGGTGATTAGGCGGGAAAGCTCGGGTCGCGCCTTTTCGGTGCACCCAAACCTTCCTGTTGACGCCATCAACATCATGGGTTTCAGTTTTGGCGATGTTATGTGCCACATCGTAAACCAGTTTCAACCCAAGTTTTTCAGCATCTTGCTTGTAGACCTGCTGGAAGCTTTGCCTAACCCAGTGCATAATAGCTTGACGGTTACAAAACGCGTAATTCACTGCGCACGCCATGGCTTGAACGTAATCTTGGGCTTCGTTGCTGCTTCCTGGCGCACAGGCTAACTCGCGGTCAGGCAAATCCATCTTGTACTTGTGCACGGCGCGTTCCATGACTTTAAGATAGTCACTGCAGACTTGGTGTCCGTAGCCGCGTGAACCACAATGAATCGTCACCGTAACCTGCCCCTCATGGGTCAAACCAAGCGCCTTCGCCGTATCGGGATTGAAGATTTTGTCTACTTTTTGGATTTCCAAGAAATGATTTCCTGAGCCCAGAGTGCCTAGCTGGTTGAGTCCTCTTTTTTTGGCGGTGTGGGAGACTTTGTCGGGGTTGGCATTTTTCATATGCCCTGACTCTTCGCAGTGCTTTGCATCTTCAGGCCAGCCCATGCCCTTCTCTATAAGCCACTGTACACCCTCTGTGGCGACGCGGTCTTGATCAACAGGGCTTACCCTAAAGTCTTTGCGGCTGCTACCCAAACCCGAAGGAACATTATCAAAAATCGCGTTAGTCAAATCATGTAGTTTGGGGCGTACATCCTCTTCTGACAAGTTCGTGGACAACAGGCGCACGCCACAGTTAATATCATAACCCACTCCGCCAGGGCTAATTACACCCTCATCATAATCCGTTGCAGCAACGCCTCCAATAGGAAACCCATAACCTTCATGCCCATCAGGCAACGTTATGGCGTTCTTGTAAATCCCCGGCAAATACGTAACATTAGCACACTGATTCAACGTACGGTCAGTTAACATCTTCTCCATCAAAGCATCATCCGCGTAAACAACACCTGGAACCTTCATACCCTGCTTAAACTGCGGAATACGCCAAACACAATCGCCAACCTTCTCAACAGGAACCTTCTCAGATTGACCATAACCCTTGTTAGCAACCATAATCTAAACCTGCATAAAAAGGACACCAAGCTCGATATAAACAGTTTTGGCTATGGCTCCTTCAAAGATTGTTGCTTCTTTTTGGCGTAGTTTATGAAGCCTTGGGTGCTGTTTTTTATGAGGGTTTTGTTGTGGATGGGGTTTGCTTGTAGGTTGGCTGCAATTTTTTGTGCGACGGGGTCTTGGCTGAGGATTTTTTGTCGGATTTGCTCGTCGGTGCAGCCTTGTTTGAGTGCTTTTTGGGTGATGTTGAGCCAAAGCTTGATTTGCTTTGCGTAGCCTTGCAGGCGTTTGACTGCGTTTTGTGCCTTGCCAAAATGGCTATAATACAGGTATTGAGGGTTCAAGTTGACGAGTTTTTCTATGGACGCCAAGGCTATGTCGGGGCGAAACGGCGGCGGCGTGGTTGGAAAAACGGTGTCAAATTCGCTTAGGTAAGCTCCTGCTGAGTCCCCCGTGAAAATGCCCTGATTCAGCGGTTCGTAGTAGCTCAAGTTATGTGCTGCATGCCCTGGTGTCTCCACAGCCCGCAACTCAACCCCTTCCCCTGCGCTGAACACGTCGCCGTCGCCTGCTATGATTATGCGGTCTTTCTCTACGGGTTCGGGTTCACCAAATAACTGCGCTATATCTTCGAGGGTTTCTTGGGAGGCTGCCCAAAGTTTGGTGGGGTCTGCAAGGTGCGAGGCGCCTTTGGCGTGGACTATGACTTTGGCGTTTGGAAGGCTTTTTAGCAGGGTGCCAACTCCGCCGCCGTGGTCTATGTGGATATGTGTGAGGGCAACGTATGTGACATCGGCGGGGTTGACTTGTAGTTCTTGTAGTCCTGCGAGTAGGTTTGGGGTTGAAGAGGCGGGTCCTGTCTCGACGATTATGGTTTTTTGGCCTTTTAGGACGTAGCTGGCTATGAGGTTTGAGTGGTTGCCTGTTTGCAGGTCAATTTGGAACAGTTTTTCTCCAATTTGTTTGGTGTGCATCTGGCTACTTCGCCTTTGATTGCTGCAAAGACTTTTGTTTGAAGTGCCATAAACGTTCTTGTTTTAACACTTTCCTGTTG is from Candidatus Bathyarchaeota archaeon and encodes:
- a CDS encoding RtcB family protein translates to MKVPGVVYADDALMEKMLTDRTLNQCANVTYLPGIYKNAITLPDGHEGYGFPIGGVAATDYDEGVISPGGVGYDINCGVRLLSTNLSEEDVRPKLHDLTNAIFDNVPSGLGSSRKDFRVSPVDQDRVATEGVQWLIEKGMGWPEDAKHCEESGHMKNANPDKVSHTAKKRGLNQLGTLGSGNHFLEIQKVDKIFNPDTAKALGLTHEGQVTVTIHCGSRGYGHQVCSDYLKVMERAVHKYKMDLPDRELACAPGSSNEAQDYVQAMACAVNYAFCNRQAIMHWVRQSFQQVYKQDAEKLGLKLVYDVAHNIAKTETHDVDGVNRKVWVHRKGATRAFPPNHPEIPQDYQPYGQPVLIPGSMGTSSWVLVGTKKSMQLSFGSTAHGAGRMMSRAAAKRRFWGGDIKTAMEKRGIAVRAASALVLAEEADGAYKNVDAVAEVSDKVGIATKVARLVPIGVVKG
- a CDS encoding MBL fold metallo-hydrolase → MHTKQIGEKLFQIDLQTGNHSNLIASYVLKGQKTIIVETGPASSTPNLLAGLQELQVNPADVTYVALTHIHIDHGGGVGTLLKSLPNAKVIVHAKGASHLADPTKLWAASQETLEDIAQLFGEPEPVEKDRIIIAGDGDVFSAGEGVELRAVETPGHAAHNLSYYEPLNQGIFTGDSAGAYLSEFDTVFPTTPPPFRPDIALASIEKLVNLNPQYLYYSHFGKAQNAVKRLQGYAKQIKLWLNITQKALKQGCTDEQIRQKILSQDPVAQKIAANLQANPIHNKTLIKNSTQGFINYAKKKQQSLKEP
- a CDS encoding PQQ-binding-like beta-propeller repeat protein; translated protein: MSTKFYPKNLKNQTQVYRTIALLLMICIAMPLAVLPTTNAATAQKQTYAYIGALPNPAGIGQDVLLHVGITDASNWEQGPWTGLTVEVTKPDGSKETLGPFTTDLTGGTGAVYNPEMVGTYKFQTHCPDQGPLIATIRGTADAGTLLLGSSSDVLELTVQEEMPPAYPGFSMPSEYWTRPIDSQIREWSSIAGSWVASPPNLYAPYNDGPESAHILWTRPLEMGGLVGGDLDGHSMEMGDAYEGKFINSVIIDGVLYYNKINTQGRGSVPIEAQEIIAVDLHTGEELWMKPLVTPDGDVLSLSFGQTFYWDAFNVHGVYTYLWATSGSTWHAFDAFTGDWSYTVTDVPSGSNVYGAKGEIYRYTVDLRNGWMSLWNSTRTVNPQETSSSQDGSWGRYLNTAAYPRVFPAERGIQWNVTIPTNLPGSVVATFPENKVVGASITPTDVTMWALSLEAGKEGTVLYNEKWNAPAAWADGNQTIQWMTGSEIENVGVMFSKETCQNYGFNLETGEYMWGPTTPQHYLDALDDTKAGARIIAYGNLYSASVSGILYCYDIETGVLKWKYEANDTYTEILWANTWWLRPLFATDGKIYVGHYEHSAIDPRPRGAPFICVDAETGDVVWTVDGMFRQTRWGGRAIIGDSIIATMDTYDQRVYAIGKGPSATTVDAPMTDLALGNKVVISGTVTDISPGTSEYALTARFPNGVPAVSDESMSDWMLYVYKHFTKPTDTTGVTVHLTAIDPNCNTQDIGYTTSDSLGNYAITWEPPVPGLYTVTATFEGTNSYYGSEAGTYFFVTEANAANPSVTATPTPTTTDQPTPPAQTASPAPSTAPPPTSETPTTTYIAIAVAAIIIVIAAAALVLRKRQ